A genome region from Calditerricola satsumensis includes the following:
- a CDS encoding YtrH family sporulation protein, whose protein sequence is MSEFVSTAVLYFFVAFGVLVGGASVGGLGALLVNLPPLYTMLSLAEKLKIWALVAAVGGTFDVIKHIESGVTGGNLSSVLIKQVLLLSSAFAGAHCGTLLLHWIAKGEGL, encoded by the coding sequence ATGAGTGAATTTGTCTCCACCGCCGTGCTGTACTTTTTCGTCGCCTTCGGTGTGTTGGTGGGCGGGGCCTCCGTCGGCGGGCTCGGAGCCCTCCTCGTCAACCTGCCGCCGCTCTACACGATGCTGAGCCTGGCGGAAAAGCTGAAAATCTGGGCCCTGGTTGCCGCCGTGGGCGGCACCTTCGACGTCATCAAGCACATTGAAAGCGGCGTCACAGGCGGAAACCTCTCCTCGGTGCTCATCAAACAGGTGCTGCTCCTGTCGTCGGCCTTCGCCGGCGCCCACTGCGGCACGCTCCTCCTGCACTGGATTGCGAAAGGGGAGGGGCTGTAA
- a CDS encoding CBS domain-containing protein encodes MTTKHEQILQYIESLEVGTKISVRQIARDMGVSEGTAYRAIKDAEARGLVSTIERVGTVRIEKKQKENIEKLTFAEVVNIVEGHVLGGREGLHKTLNKFVIGAMKLEAMMRYVEPGSLLIVGNRDQAHKLALEHGAAVLITGGFDASDEVKRLADEYALPLISSSYDTFTVASLINRAIFDRLIKKEIVLVEDILVPRHATVVLHPNDTVGRWKALQMETGHSRYPVVDEHDRVVGIVTTKDVIGHEPDAPIERVMTKQPLTASPNMSVAAAAHLMVWEGIELLPVVDGQRRLLGVVSRQDVLKALQYMQKQPQVGETFADLITTRFTENRVDGQVVLQGEVTPQMTNHFGMMATGVLTQVIEEAARRVLRQYKKGEFVCENLSVYFLKPIQIDSAIDVHPRVLEVSRKFGKVDVEVYREGQLVAKAVLTAQLFER; translated from the coding sequence TTGACGACGAAACACGAGCAGATTCTCCAGTACATCGAGTCCCTGGAAGTCGGGACGAAAATCTCGGTGCGCCAGATTGCCCGGGACATGGGGGTCAGCGAGGGAACCGCCTACCGGGCGATCAAGGACGCCGAGGCGCGCGGGCTGGTCAGCACCATCGAGCGCGTCGGCACCGTGCGCATCGAGAAGAAGCAGAAGGAGAACATCGAGAAGCTCACCTTCGCCGAGGTGGTCAACATCGTCGAGGGGCACGTTCTCGGCGGGCGCGAGGGGCTGCACAAGACCCTGAACAAATTTGTGATCGGGGCCATGAAGCTGGAGGCGATGATGCGCTACGTCGAGCCGGGCAGCCTCTTGATCGTGGGCAACCGCGATCAGGCCCACAAGCTGGCCCTCGAGCACGGGGCGGCGGTGCTGATCACCGGCGGGTTTGACGCCAGCGACGAGGTGAAGCGCTTGGCCGACGAATACGCCCTGCCGCTCATCTCGAGCAGCTACGACACCTTTACGGTGGCGTCGCTGATCAACCGGGCCATCTTTGACCGGCTGATCAAAAAAGAAATCGTTCTCGTCGAAGACATTCTCGTCCCGCGCCACGCCACGGTTGTGTTGCACCCGAACGACACCGTCGGCCGGTGGAAGGCCTTGCAGATGGAGACCGGGCATTCGCGCTATCCCGTTGTCGACGAGCACGACCGCGTCGTCGGCATCGTGACGACCAAAGACGTGATCGGCCATGAACCGGATGCGCCGATCGAGCGGGTGATGACCAAGCAGCCCCTGACGGCGTCGCCCAACATGTCCGTAGCGGCGGCCGCCCACCTGATGGTGTGGGAAGGCATCGAACTGTTGCCCGTTGTCGACGGCCAGCGGCGCCTCTTGGGCGTCGTGAGCCGCCAGGATGTCCTTAAGGCCTTGCAGTACATGCAAAAGCAGCCGCAAGTCGGCGAAACCTTCGCCGACCTGATCACCACCCGCTTCACGGAAAACCGCGTCGACGGCCAGGTGGTGCTGCAAGGCGAGGTTACGCCGCAGATGACCAACCACTTCGGGATGATGGCCACCGGCGTTCTCACCCAGGTGATCGAGGAGGCGGCGCGACGCGTCCTGCGCCAGTACAAAAAAGGCGAGTTCGTGTGCGAAAACCTCAGCGTGTACTTTCTCAAGCCCATCCAGATCGACAGCGCCATCGACGTCCACCCCCGCGTGCTCGAAGTGAGCCGTAAGTTCGGCAAGGTGGACGTGGAAGTGTACCGCGAAGGCCAGCTGGTGGCCAAAGCCGTCCTGACGGCGCAGCTCTTTGAACGCTAA
- a CDS encoding DNA polymerase III subunit alpha produces the protein MAAFVHLHVHSEYSLLDGAARIDDLAARAAELGMEALALTDHGVLYGLIPFYRACLERGVRPILGMEAYVVNGSAADRAPRDRQPVYHLTLLAENETGYKNLMRLATEAHLLGMHHGKPRVDKEMLHRHRAGLIALTGCLRGEVPQLLLAGKTAEAERALAQYVEIFGRDNVVVEVQDHDLPEERLVNARLVELARRAGLAVAATNDVHYIRREDARVQEVLMCIATGKRLADENRLRLPNDRYYFTSAEEMAARFAHLPEALETTVRLAERCRVTIPLGRTVLPRFPLPPGEPSADAYLRKLCEAGARKRYGTVSEAVRARLDHELAVIAETGFADYFLIVWDFMRYAREQGILTGPGRGSAAGSLVAYCLGITQVDPLEHGLLFERFLNRERVSMPDIDIDFSDERRDEVIRYVVERYGADHVAQIITFGTMAARAAVRDVGRVLDLPYGKVDAVAKRIPGGPGMTLERALQEVPQLAALYEQDPEVRQLIDMAKGVEGLPRHPSTHAAGVVISRDPLTDHTPLTAGSGLCPLTQYDMAALEAIGLLKMDFLGLRNLTIIERTLDHVARTTGERPRLEAIPFDDPDTYALLSCAETTGIFQLESAGMRRVLRELKPSRFDDIVAVLALYRPGPMAFIDQYIAGKRGERPVTYPHPDLEPILAPTYGILVYQEQIMQVAAKLAGFTLGEADILRRAVAKKKRELLDEMRERFVAGCRRQGYDEALAHAVYDLIVRFADYGFNKAHAVAYGVIAYQMAYLKAHYPAAFMAALLSSVMGNHDKLAEYVEACREMGLKVLPPDVNESDEAFTVVPGGVRFGLGAIKHVGLPAVRAILEARKAGPFRNLYDFCLRVDPRALNRKVLEALIFCGAMDSLEGDRVQKLAVLDDVLDAAAEARRARDDDQLALFAEPAQAAAMPVPYPDLPPFSLRERLDHEREYLGLYVSGHPLDAYRHVLEHPGLLPLPALAELRDGTVAKVAGLVREKKGIQTRKGEPMLFLTLEDRAGRVEVVVFPDAYRRYRAVIEGAEALVIEGTVDRQDEQVKLLLRRAWDLAAVAERLRALETRGAASPSPAGPPVSPAAGSPSPADASPPPDAEASRVYIKVPRHAQTRTHLARLKAVLALHAGTVPVVLYLEATGEARALSARYAVAPSDALQAAVERLFGPGTYAVR, from the coding sequence GTGGCCGCCTTCGTCCACTTGCACGTCCACAGCGAATACAGCCTGCTTGACGGCGCGGCGCGCATCGACGACCTGGCGGCGCGGGCGGCGGAGCTGGGGATGGAGGCCCTCGCCCTTACCGACCATGGCGTCCTGTACGGCCTGATCCCCTTTTACCGGGCCTGCCTCGAACGCGGCGTGCGGCCGATCCTGGGCATGGAGGCGTATGTGGTCAACGGGTCGGCGGCGGACCGGGCGCCGCGGGACCGCCAGCCGGTGTACCACCTCACCCTGCTCGCCGAAAACGAGACGGGGTACAAAAACCTGATGCGCCTGGCCACAGAGGCGCACCTTTTGGGCATGCACCACGGCAAGCCGCGCGTCGACAAGGAGATGCTCCATCGCCACCGCGCGGGCCTCATCGCCCTCACCGGATGCCTCCGCGGCGAGGTGCCCCAGCTCCTGCTCGCCGGCAAGACGGCGGAGGCCGAGCGGGCTCTGGCTCAGTACGTGGAGATCTTCGGGCGGGACAACGTCGTGGTGGAAGTGCAGGACCATGATCTGCCCGAGGAACGGCTGGTGAACGCCCGCCTGGTGGAGCTGGCCCGCCGCGCCGGACTGGCGGTGGCGGCGACGAACGACGTCCACTACATCCGCCGCGAGGACGCCCGTGTCCAGGAGGTGCTGATGTGCATCGCCACGGGCAAGCGCCTGGCCGACGAGAACCGGCTGCGCCTCCCCAACGACCGGTATTATTTCACCTCGGCCGAGGAAATGGCCGCGCGCTTTGCCCATCTCCCCGAGGCGCTGGAAACCACCGTGCGCCTTGCCGAGCGCTGCCGCGTGACGATTCCCCTCGGCCGGACGGTGCTGCCGCGCTTTCCCCTCCCGCCCGGCGAGCCGTCGGCCGACGCGTACCTGCGCAAGCTGTGCGAAGCGGGCGCCCGAAAGCGGTACGGAACGGTAAGCGAGGCGGTGCGCGCGCGGCTCGACCACGAGCTGGCCGTCATCGCCGAGACGGGCTTTGCCGACTACTTCCTCATCGTCTGGGACTTCATGCGCTACGCCCGCGAGCAGGGCATCCTCACCGGCCCGGGGCGGGGGTCGGCGGCGGGCAGCCTGGTGGCGTACTGCCTCGGGATTACCCAGGTCGACCCGCTCGAACACGGCCTTCTCTTTGAGCGGTTTTTGAACCGCGAGCGCGTCAGCATGCCCGACATCGACATCGATTTTTCCGACGAGCGGCGCGACGAGGTGATCCGCTACGTCGTCGAACGCTACGGCGCCGACCACGTGGCCCAGATCATCACCTTCGGGACGATGGCCGCCCGCGCCGCGGTGCGCGACGTCGGGCGCGTCCTCGATCTGCCCTACGGCAAGGTGGATGCCGTGGCCAAGCGGATTCCCGGCGGGCCGGGCATGACCCTCGAGCGGGCATTGCAAGAGGTGCCGCAGCTGGCGGCGCTGTACGAACAGGATCCCGAGGTGCGCCAGCTGATCGATATGGCCAAGGGGGTTGAGGGGCTGCCCCGCCATCCCTCAACCCACGCCGCGGGGGTGGTCATTTCGCGCGACCCGCTCACCGACCACACGCCGCTGACGGCCGGAAGCGGCCTGTGCCCGCTCACGCAGTACGACATGGCGGCCCTCGAGGCGATCGGCCTCCTCAAGATGGATTTTCTCGGCCTGCGCAACCTGACGATCATCGAGCGGACCCTCGATCACGTCGCGCGCACGACGGGCGAGCGGCCGCGCCTCGAGGCCATTCCCTTCGACGACCCGGACACCTATGCCCTCCTCTCCTGCGCCGAGACGACGGGCATTTTCCAGCTGGAGTCGGCCGGCATGCGGCGCGTCCTGCGCGAGCTGAAGCCTTCGCGCTTCGACGACATCGTCGCCGTCCTCGCCCTGTACCGGCCGGGGCCGATGGCCTTCATCGACCAGTACATCGCCGGCAAGCGCGGCGAGCGGCCCGTCACCTACCCCCACCCCGATCTCGAGCCGATTCTCGCCCCTACCTACGGCATCCTCGTCTACCAGGAGCAGATCATGCAGGTGGCGGCGAAACTGGCCGGCTTCACCCTCGGCGAGGCCGACATCCTGCGCCGCGCGGTGGCGAAGAAGAAGCGCGAGCTCCTGGACGAGATGCGCGAGCGGTTTGTGGCCGGCTGCCGGCGCCAGGGGTACGACGAGGCGCTGGCCCACGCCGTCTACGACCTGATCGTCCGCTTCGCCGACTACGGGTTCAACAAGGCCCACGCCGTCGCCTACGGGGTCATCGCCTACCAGATGGCCTACCTCAAGGCCCACTATCCGGCGGCGTTCATGGCCGCCCTCCTCTCCTCGGTGATGGGCAACCACGACAAGCTGGCCGAGTACGTGGAGGCCTGCCGGGAGATGGGCCTCAAGGTGCTGCCGCCCGATGTCAACGAGAGCGACGAGGCCTTCACCGTCGTCCCCGGCGGCGTCCGCTTCGGCCTGGGGGCAATCAAGCACGTCGGCCTGCCCGCCGTGCGGGCCATCCTCGAGGCGCGCAAGGCCGGCCCGTTCCGCAACCTGTACGACTTCTGCCTGCGCGTTGACCCGCGGGCGCTGAACCGCAAAGTGCTCGAGGCGCTCATCTTTTGCGGGGCGATGGACAGCCTGGAAGGGGACCGCGTGCAGAAGCTGGCCGTCCTCGACGACGTGCTGGACGCTGCGGCCGAGGCGCGGCGGGCGCGGGACGACGACCAGCTGGCCCTGTTCGCCGAGCCGGCCCAGGCGGCGGCCATGCCCGTCCCCTACCCTGATCTGCCGCCCTTCAGCCTGCGCGAGCGCCTCGATCACGAGCGCGAATACCTCGGCCTGTACGTCTCCGGCCATCCCCTTGACGCCTATCGGCATGTGCTCGAGCACCCGGGGCTTCTCCCCCTTCCGGCCCTGGCCGAGCTGCGGGACGGCACCGTGGCCAAGGTGGCCGGCCTGGTGCGGGAGAAGAAGGGCATCCAGACGCGCAAGGGCGAGCCGATGCTCTTTCTCACCCTCGAAGACCGCGCCGGGCGCGTCGAGGTGGTGGTCTTCCCCGACGCGTACCGCCGGTACCGCGCCGTCATCGAGGGGGCCGAGGCCCTCGTAATCGAAGGCACGGTCGACCGCCAGGACGAGCAGGTGAAGCTGCTCCTGCGCCGCGCATGGGACCTCGCCGCCGTTGCCGAGCGCCTGCGCGCGTTGGAAACACGCGGCGCGGCGTCTCCCTCTCCGGCCGGCCCACCGGTGTCCCCAGCGGCCGGTTCGCCGTCGCCTGCGGACGCGTCTCCTCCGCCGGACGCGGAGGCCAGCCGCGTGTATATCAAGGTGCCGCGCCATGCCCAGACCCGTACCCATCTGGCTCGGCTGAAAGCGGTACTGGCCCTGCACGCCGGAACGGTGCCGGTGGTGCTCTACCTCGAGGCCACGGGCGAGGCTCGCGCCCTTTCCGCCCGCTACGCTGTCGCCCCCAGCGATGCCCTGCAGGCCGCCGTGGAGCGGCTGTTTGGCCCCGGCACCTATGC